From one Formosa sediminum genomic stretch:
- the ilvC gene encoding ketol-acid reductoisomerase: protein MANYFNTLSLRNQLKQLSKCRFMASSEFEDGVNALKGKKIVIVGCGAQGLNQGLNMRDSGLDISYALRAAAIKEKRASYVNATENNFTVGTYEDLIPTADLVLNLTPDKQHTNVVETIMPLMKKGATLSYSHGFNIVEEGTQIREDLTVIMVAPKCPGTEVREEYKRGFGVPTLIAVHPENDPEGKGLAQAKAYAVATGGDKAGVLESSFVAEVKSDLMGEQTILCGALQTGSILCFDKMVEEGIEPGYAAKLIQYGWETVTEALKHGGITTMMDRLSNPAKIKAYKLSEELKDILRPLFEKHMDDIISGHFSKTMMEDWANDDVNLLTWREATGETAFEKTPLTSEKISEQDYFDKGVLMVAIVKSGVELAFETMVSAGIIEESAYYESLHELPLIANTIARKKLYEMNRVISDTAEYGCYLFDHAAKPLLVDFMKGIKTDVIGKTYSTSNEVDNIELIAVNDAIRNHPIEAIGKSLRTAMTAMKTIKTDVDEDASVLA from the coding sequence ATGGCAAATTATTTTAACACCTTATCATTAAGAAATCAATTAAAACAATTATCTAAATGTCGTTTTATGGCATCTTCAGAATTTGAAGATGGTGTAAATGCACTAAAAGGTAAAAAAATCGTCATTGTAGGATGTGGCGCACAAGGATTAAACCAAGGATTAAACATGAGAGATTCTGGTTTAGATATTTCTTATGCTTTACGTGCTGCTGCAATTAAAGAAAAACGTGCATCTTATGTAAATGCTACTGAAAATAATTTTACAGTGGGAACTTACGAAGATCTAATTCCTACAGCAGATTTGGTCTTGAATTTAACTCCAGACAAGCAACATACAAATGTTGTAGAAACAATTATGCCTTTAATGAAAAAAGGCGCAACTTTATCGTATTCTCATGGGTTTAATATTGTTGAAGAAGGTACTCAAATACGTGAGGATCTTACCGTAATTATGGTTGCCCCAAAATGTCCAGGAACAGAAGTTCGTGAAGAATATAAAAGAGGATTTGGTGTGCCAACACTAATTGCAGTTCACCCAGAAAACGATCCAGAAGGAAAAGGTTTAGCACAAGCTAAAGCATATGCAGTAGCGACAGGAGGAGATAAAGCAGGTGTTTTAGAGTCCTCTTTTGTAGCAGAGGTAAAGAGTGATTTAATGGGAGAGCAAACTATTTTATGTGGCGCGTTACAAACTGGATCTATTTTATGCTTTGATAAAATGGTTGAAGAAGGTATCGAGCCAGGGTATGCTGCTAAGCTTATTCAGTACGGTTGGGAAACGGTAACAGAAGCATTAAAACATGGGGGAATTACTACTATGATGGACCGTTTATCTAACCCAGCAAAAATTAAAGCATATAAATTATCTGAAGAATTAAAAGATATTTTACGTCCGCTTTTCGAAAAGCATATGGACGATATTATTTCAGGTCATTTCTCTAAAACAATGATGGAAGATTGGGCTAACGATGATGTTAATTTATTAACATGGAGAGAAGCTACCGGAGAAACAGCATTTGAAAAAACACCATTAACATCAGAAAAAATCTCTGAGCAAGACTATTTTGATAAAGGAGTATTAATGGTAGCTATCGTTAAATCTGGTGTAGAGCTAGCATTTGAAACTATGGTAAGTGCAGGAATTATTGAAGAATCTGCATATTACGAATCATTACATGAATTACCTTTAATTGCAAATACAATTGCTAGAAAGAAATTATACGAAATGAACCGCGTAATTTCTGATACTGCTGAATACGGATGTTATTTATTTGATCATGCAGCTAAGCCTTTATTAGTAGATTTTATGAAAGGCATTAAAACAGATGTAATAGGTAAAACATACTCTACATCTAACGAGGTTGATAATATTGAATTAATTGCTGTAAACGATGCGATTAGAAATCATCCTATCGAAGCTATAGGAAAGTCGCTAAGAACCGCTATGACTGCAATGAAAACAATAAAAACTGATGTTGACGAAGACGCATCGGTACTAGCCTAA
- the ilvD gene encoding dihydroxy-acid dehydratase, which yields MKNLKKYSHSITQDASLPAAQAMLHAIGLTDEDLQKPFIGIASTGYEGNPCNMHLNDLATHVKKGTQNADLVGLIFNTIGISDGISNGTPGMRYSLVSRDIIADSVETVVEGMSYDGLVTVVGCDKNMPGALMGMLRLNRPSVLVYGGTIASGCHKGEKLDIISAFEAYGKKVAGTIDDSEFKEVVHKACPGAGACGGMYTANTMASAIEALGMSLPFNSSTPAVGDDKLKEKECAKAGEALRYLLEKDIKPSDIVTKKSLENAFRLVTVLGGSTNAVLHFLAIAKAAKIEFTLKDFKRISDETPLLADLKPSGKYSMEDLHGVGGIPGVLKYMLENNMLHGDCLTVTGKTIAENLKDVPNLIEGQQIIKPLATPIKETGHIRILFGNLATEGAVAKITGKEGLSFKGTANVFNSEAEVNEGIKNGKVKKGDVIIIRYEGPKGAPGMPEMLKPTSSIMGAGLGKDVAMITDGRFSGGSHGFVVGHVSPEAQEGGNIALVENGDIIFIDAENNTINIEISEELLAKRRANWVAPKLKAERGVLYKYAKTVSSASKGCVTDEF from the coding sequence ATGAAAAATTTAAAAAAGTATAGTCACTCGATCACTCAAGATGCTTCATTACCTGCTGCTCAAGCGATGTTGCATGCAATCGGGTTAACAGATGAGGATTTGCAAAAACCATTTATTGGTATTGCTAGTACAGGTTACGAAGGTAACCCTTGTAACATGCATCTTAACGACTTAGCAACACACGTAAAAAAAGGAACCCAGAATGCAGATTTAGTAGGGTTGATTTTTAATACTATTGGTATTAGTGACGGTATATCTAATGGTACACCTGGAATGCGTTATTCATTAGTCTCTAGAGATATTATTGCAGATTCTGTAGAAACAGTGGTAGAAGGTATGAGTTATGACGGATTGGTTACTGTGGTGGGTTGCGATAAAAATATGCCTGGTGCTTTAATGGGAATGTTGCGTTTAAATAGACCTTCAGTTTTGGTGTATGGTGGTACTATTGCATCTGGTTGTCATAAAGGAGAAAAATTAGACATCATTTCTGCTTTTGAAGCTTATGGGAAAAAAGTCGCTGGTACTATTGACGATTCAGAATTTAAAGAAGTAGTGCATAAAGCATGTCCTGGAGCTGGTGCCTGTGGAGGTATGTATACAGCTAACACTATGGCTTCTGCTATTGAGGCTTTAGGGATGTCGTTACCTTTTAACTCATCTACACCTGCGGTTGGCGATGATAAATTAAAAGAAAAAGAATGTGCAAAAGCAGGAGAAGCTTTACGTTACTTATTAGAAAAAGATATAAAGCCTTCAGACATTGTAACTAAAAAGTCGTTAGAGAACGCATTTAGGTTAGTTACTGTTTTAGGAGGGTCTACAAATGCAGTGCTTCACTTTTTAGCAATCGCTAAAGCAGCTAAAATAGAATTTACTTTAAAAGATTTTAAAAGAATTAGTGACGAGACACCATTGTTAGCAGATTTAAAGCCAAGTGGTAAATATTCTATGGAAGATTTACATGGTGTTGGAGGTATTCCGGGTGTTTTAAAATACATGTTAGAAAACAATATGCTACATGGTGATTGTTTAACAGTTACAGGGAAGACTATTGCAGAAAACTTAAAAGATGTTCCTAATTTAATAGAGGGACAACAAATTATAAAACCACTTGCTACACCAATTAAAGAAACAGGCCACATTAGAATATTATTTGGAAACTTAGCAACAGAAGGCGCTGTTGCTAAAATAACTGGAAAAGAAGGACTATCTTTTAAAGGAACGGCAAATGTATTTAATAGTGAAGCGGAGGTGAATGAAGGTATAAAAAATGGTAAAGTAAAAAAGGGTGATGTTATTATTATCCGTTACGAGGGACCTAAAGGAGCGCCTGGCATGCCAGAAATGTTAAAGCCAACATCATCTATTATGGGGGCTGGACTAGGTAAAGACGTAGCAATGATAACAGATGGCCGTTTCTCTGGTGGTTCTCATGGTTTTGTGGTTGGTCACGTCTCCCCAGAAGCTCAAGAAGGCGGTAATATTGCATTGGTTGAAAATGGTGATATCATTTTTATTGATGCAGAAAATAATACTATAAATATTGAAATCTCTGAAGAACTGTTGGCGAAAAGAAGAGCAAATTGGGTTGCTCCTAAATTGAAAGCAGAACGTGGAGTATTGTATAAATATGCGAAAACAGTATCGTCGGCATCAAAAGGATGTGTGACTGATGAATTTTAA
- the ilvA gene encoding threonine ammonia-lyase IlvA, which translates to MQTENKIYFPSLKAVQAAAERLKSVVVSTPLNQNLQYSKRFAANVLFKREDLQLVRSYKIRGAYNRISSLTKEQMDKGIVCASAGNHAQGVALSCKLLKIKGTIFMPSPTPNQKIEQVKMFGEEYTNIVLVGDTFDDAYHASMLECERLGKTFIHPFNDKEVIEGQATIGLEILSQTNVPLDYVFIPVGGGGLASGLSTVFKQLSPNTKIIGVEPAGAPSMKTSIKNGYNTELKTIENFVDGAAVKKVGDRTFEICRHNLTEVVAVPEGKVCETILELYNKDAVVVEPAGALSVSALDFYAEEIKGKNVVCVISGSNNDITRTAEIKERALLYTNLKHYFIVKFPQRAGALKEFVAEILGPNDDITYFQYAKKTNRENGSAVVGIELKSAKDLDPLMKKMKSRNFFGDYINDNQDLFQFLV; encoded by the coding sequence ATGCAAACTGAAAATAAAATATATTTTCCTAGTTTAAAAGCCGTACAAGCAGCAGCCGAACGTTTAAAGTCGGTTGTTGTTTCTACGCCTTTAAATCAAAATTTACAATATTCTAAACGATTCGCAGCTAATGTGTTGTTTAAGCGTGAAGATTTACAATTAGTACGTTCTTATAAAATACGTGGGGCATACAACCGAATTTCTTCTTTAACTAAAGAACAAATGGATAAAGGTATTGTGTGTGCAAGTGCTGGAAACCATGCGCAAGGTGTAGCCTTATCTTGTAAATTATTAAAAATAAAAGGTACCATTTTTATGCCTTCACCAACGCCCAATCAGAAAATTGAGCAGGTAAAAATGTTTGGTGAAGAGTATACTAATATTGTTTTAGTAGGTGATACTTTTGATGATGCTTACCATGCATCTATGCTAGAATGCGAACGTTTAGGCAAAACATTTATTCATCCATTTAACGATAAAGAAGTAATTGAAGGGCAAGCTACTATTGGACTTGAAATATTAAGTCAGACAAATGTGCCTCTAGATTATGTGTTTATTCCAGTAGGTGGTGGCGGATTGGCTTCGGGATTATCAACAGTTTTTAAGCAACTGTCTCCAAATACAAAAATTATTGGTGTAGAGCCTGCTGGGGCACCTTCAATGAAAACATCAATAAAAAATGGATACAATACAGAGTTAAAAACTATTGAAAATTTTGTAGATGGTGCGGCTGTAAAAAAAGTAGGAGATAGAACATTTGAAATTTGTCGTCATAATTTAACAGAAGTGGTCGCTGTCCCAGAAGGTAAAGTCTGTGAAACCATTTTAGAATTATATAATAAAGATGCCGTAGTTGTAGAGCCAGCAGGAGCATTAAGTGTATCTGCACTTGATTTTTATGCTGAAGAAATTAAAGGTAAAAATGTAGTTTGTGTAATTAGTGGAAGTAATAATGATATTACACGTACAGCAGAAATTAAAGAACGTGCTTTATTATATACTAATTTAAAACACTATTTTATAGTAAAATTTCCGCAACGAGCGGGAGCATTAAAAGAATTCGTGGCAGAAATTTTAGGACCAAACGATGATATTACATATTTTCAATATGCTAAGAAAACAAACCGCGAAAATGGATCGGCTGTAGTAGGGATAGAATTAAAATCAGCTAAAGATTTGGATCCTCTAATGAAAAAAATGAAATCCAGAAATTTCTTTGGCGATTATATAAACGATAACCAAGACCTATTTCAGTTTTTAGTATAA
- the ilvB gene encoding biosynthetic-type acetolactate synthase large subunit: MDIETVKTTDVATAKTVRISGSEAIIKCMIAEGVETLYGYPGGAIMPVYDELYKYRDQIHHVLTRHEQGAAHAAQGYARISGKVGVALATSGPGATNLITGIADAQIDSTPLVCITGQVASHLLGSDAFQETDIVGISTPVTKWNVQITKAADIPEVMAKAFYIAKSGRPGPVLVDITKDAQFEEFDFSYKKCTSVRSYKASCKPNIEAIQKAANLINGAKKPMIVWGQGVILGKAEAELKAVIEKAGIPSAWTILGASAIPTEHPLNIGMVGMHGNYAPNMLTNECDVLIAIGMRFDDRVTGNLSTYAKQAKVIHFEIDPAEIDKNVKTDVAVLGDSKLSLAELLPFLNETSHNEWHQKFKDLYAIEFEKVIKDDLHPTKEGLTMGEVINQINVQSKGDAAIVSDVGQHQMIACRYAKFNKTKSNITSGGLGTMGFGLPAAIGAKMAAPERDVVVIIGDGGFQMNIQELGTIFQQKVPVKIVVLNNEFLGMVRQWQQLFFDKRYASTEMTNPDFVTIAKGYYIAAKKITKREELAGAIEEMMTHEGAYFLEVCVEKEDNVFPMIPTGASVSDIRLS, translated from the coding sequence ATGGACATAGAAACAGTAAAAACAACAGATGTAGCTACAGCGAAAACCGTACGTATTTCAGGTAGCGAAGCTATTATTAAATGTATGATAGCTGAAGGTGTTGAAACGCTTTACGGATATCCTGGAGGAGCAATCATGCCGGTTTACGATGAACTTTATAAATATAGAGACCAAATTCATCATGTTTTAACACGTCATGAACAAGGTGCTGCACATGCAGCTCAAGGTTATGCACGTATTTCAGGAAAAGTAGGGGTCGCTCTAGCAACCTCTGGACCTGGAGCAACAAACTTGATAACTGGAATTGCAGATGCCCAAATAGATTCCACGCCTTTAGTCTGTATTACCGGACAAGTTGCTTCTCATCTTTTAGGAAGCGATGCGTTTCAAGAAACAGATATAGTAGGAATCTCTACACCTGTTACTAAGTGGAATGTTCAAATTACAAAAGCAGCAGATATTCCAGAGGTTATGGCAAAAGCATTTTATATTGCTAAAAGCGGACGCCCAGGGCCTGTTTTAGTAGATATAACCAAGGATGCACAGTTTGAAGAATTTGATTTTAGTTATAAAAAGTGTACCTCAGTACGTAGCTATAAAGCATCTTGTAAGCCAAATATTGAAGCAATTCAAAAGGCAGCAAATTTAATCAATGGTGCAAAAAAACCAATGATAGTTTGGGGACAAGGTGTGATTTTAGGAAAAGCAGAAGCCGAATTAAAAGCTGTTATTGAAAAAGCAGGTATACCTTCAGCTTGGACGATTTTAGGAGCGTCAGCCATACCAACAGAACATCCCTTAAATATAGGTATGGTAGGTATGCATGGAAACTATGCTCCAAACATGTTAACAAATGAATGCGATGTTTTAATTGCAATAGGAATGCGTTTTGACGATCGTGTTACAGGTAATTTATCTACATATGCTAAGCAAGCAAAAGTGATTCATTTTGAAATAGATCCCGCAGAGATTGACAAAAATGTAAAAACAGATGTTGCTGTACTAGGAGATTCTAAATTAAGCTTAGCAGAATTACTTCCGTTTTTAAATGAAACTTCTCATAACGAATGGCATCAGAAATTTAAAGATTTATATGCTATTGAGTTTGAAAAAGTTATAAAAGACGATTTGCACCCAACTAAAGAAGGTTTAACAATGGGTGAAGTTATTAATCAAATCAATGTGCAATCTAAAGGCGATGCAGCTATTGTCTCCGATGTTGGGCAACACCAAATGATTGCATGTCGTTATGCGAAATTTAATAAAACAAAAAGCAATATAACTTCTGGTGGTTTGGGTACTATGGGATTTGGTTTACCGGCGGCTATAGGAGCTAAAATGGCAGCGCCAGAACGGGATGTGGTTGTAATTATTGGAGACGGAGGCTTCCAAATGAATATTCAAGAATTGGGAACTATTTTTCAACAAAAAGTACCTGTTAAAATAGTTGTGTTAAATAACGAATTTTTGGGTATGGTGCGCCAATGGCAGCAATTGTTTTTCGATAAGCGTTATGCGTCTACAGAAATGACTAATCCAGACTTTGTAACAATTGCTAAAGGCTATTATATAGCAGCCAAGAAAATAACTAAACGTGAAGAATTGGCTGGAGCAATTGAAGAGATGATGACTCACGAAGGTGCTTATTTTTTGGAGGTTTGTGTAGAGAAGGAAGATAATGTATTCCCAATGATACCTACAGGAGCTTCAGTTTCAGATATTAGATTAAGTTAA
- the ilvN gene encoding acetolactate synthase small subunit, whose amino-acid sequence MESNQNTYTISIYTENNIGLLNRISAIFQRRHINIESLNTSISEIEDVSRFTIVVKLEEDRIKKIVGQIEKQVEVIKAYYHTDEETIYQESCMFKLKSDLLFEEREIQNIIKESNARIVTVNKEFFVLEKSGKRNEIEQLYRDFSVYGIMQFVRSGRIAVTKEEMKISQMLTAFN is encoded by the coding sequence ATGGAAAGTAATCAAAATACATATACAATATCGATTTATACAGAGAACAATATTGGTCTTTTAAATCGAATTTCAGCAATTTTTCAACGCCGTCATATTAATATTGAAAGTTTAAATACATCAATTTCAGAAATAGAAGATGTATCTAGATTTACAATAGTTGTAAAATTAGAAGAAGATAGAATTAAGAAAATTGTTGGTCAGATAGAAAAGCAAGTTGAGGTTATAAAAGCGTATTACCATACAGATGAAGAAACCATCTATCAAGAATCTTGCATGTTTAAATTAAAATCTGATTTATTATTTGAAGAACGCGAAATACAAAATATAATAAAAGAAAGTAACGCAAGAATTGTAACCGTAAATAAAGAGTTTTTTGTGCTTGAAAAATCAGGAAAAAGAAACGAAATCGAACAATTATATCGCGATTTTAGTGTCTACGGTATTATGCAATTTGTGCGTTCTGGGCGTATTGCTGTAACTAAAGAAGAAATGAAAATATCACAAATGCTAACAGCATTTAATTAA
- a CDS encoding glutamate synthase subunit beta: protein MGKITGFLEYKREDEGYEPVEERLKDYKEFTIPLSESGIKNQGARCMDCGIPFCHSGCPLGNLIPDFNDKVYKGKWKEAAAILHSTNNFPEFTGRLCPAPCEEACVLGINEDPVSIENIEKNIAETAFKEGWVIARPPKERTGKTVAVVGGGPSGLAAAQQLNRAGHLVTLFERDDKVGGLLRYGIPDFKLEKTIIDRRIEVLEEEGIIFKTNAHVGVNIDAEQLKKDFDAVVLCGGATVRRGMPIPGADLNGVVQAMDFLKQNNKRVSGIKAFENEILATGKNVIVIGGGDTGSDCIGTSNRHGAKSVTNFEILDKPSEGRPAHQPWPYWPMKLRTSSSHKEGVERFFSISTKEFLGDGNGNLKGLVTVQVEWIFKPGERPQLKELPGTEKTWDCDLALLALGFTGAEKTIAEQLGLDMDFRTNIKADTNNYMSNVPGVFVAGDMRRGQSLIVWAISEGRQAAYHVDTYLMGSSNLPLKTGIDLPRV, encoded by the coding sequence ATGGGAAAAATAACAGGATTTTTAGAATATAAACGTGAAGACGAAGGTTACGAACCGGTAGAAGAGCGTCTGAAAGACTACAAAGAATTTACAATTCCATTATCTGAGTCTGGTATAAAAAATCAGGGTGCGCGTTGTATGGATTGTGGAATTCCCTTTTGCCATAGTGGATGTCCGCTTGGGAATTTAATTCCAGATTTTAACGATAAAGTATATAAAGGAAAGTGGAAAGAAGCTGCAGCTATTTTACATTCTACAAATAATTTTCCAGAATTTACTGGTCGACTTTGTCCAGCGCCATGCGAAGAAGCTTGTGTGTTAGGGATTAATGAAGACCCTGTAAGTATTGAAAATATAGAAAAGAATATTGCAGAAACAGCATTTAAAGAAGGTTGGGTAATAGCTCGTCCGCCAAAAGAGCGTACAGGTAAAACAGTAGCTGTTGTAGGAGGAGGACCTTCAGGTTTGGCTGCTGCTCAGCAATTAAATCGCGCGGGTCATTTGGTTACTCTTTTTGAAAGAGATGATAAAGTTGGAGGATTGTTGCGTTATGGTATTCCTGATTTTAAATTAGAAAAAACAATCATAGACCGTCGTATAGAAGTTTTAGAAGAAGAAGGAATTATCTTTAAAACTAATGCGCATGTAGGTGTTAATATAGATGCAGAACAACTTAAAAAGGACTTTGATGCTGTTGTATTATGTGGTGGTGCTACTGTAAGACGTGGTATGCCAATCCCAGGAGCCGATTTAAATGGTGTTGTTCAGGCTATGGATTTCTTAAAGCAGAATAACAAGCGTGTTAGCGGAATCAAAGCTTTTGAAAACGAGATTTTAGCCACAGGAAAAAATGTTATTGTTATTGGAGGAGGAGACACAGGATCAGATTGTATAGGAACGTCTAATCGTCATGGAGCAAAATCGGTAACAAATTTTGAAATTTTAGATAAACCATCAGAAGGCAGACCAGCACATCAACCTTGGCCATATTGGCCTATGAAATTGAGAACAAGTTCTTCTCACAAAGAAGGTGTAGAACGTTTTTTTAGTATCTCTACAAAAGAATTCTTGGGCGATGGAAATGGCAACTTAAAAGGTTTAGTTACCGTGCAGGTTGAGTGGATTTTTAAACCTGGTGAGCGTCCGCAATTAAAAGAATTACCTGGAACAGAAAAAACTTGGGATTGTGATTTAGCTCTGTTGGCCTTAGGATTTACCGGAGCAGAGAAGACTATTGCAGAACAGTTAGGTTTGGATATGGATTTTAGAACAAACATTAAAGCAGATACTAATAATTATATGTCCAATGTCCCAGGAGTATTTGTTGCTGGTGATATGCGACGAGGACAGTCTTTAATTGTTTGGGCTATCTCAGAAGGAAGACAAGCTGCTTATCATGTAGATACATATTTAATGGGATCATCAAACTTACCTCTTAAAACAGGTATAGATTTGCCAAGAGTATAA